GCATTAGATCCATTCATTTAGTCAGGATTTGGGCAGCAAGGGATCAAGAGTTAATTAAAGAGACAAGTACTCTCTGGTGAGAGCGATTCTATTACATCTGAAAAATGTTTGCCTTTTCATCCTGCACAAAAAGTCCACATCAAGTTCGTCATAAGTTGAGAATATGGCatactgataaaaaaaatgccaaATGAACGCAAACAATTTACTCATGTCAAGTCGTTAACAGACTACTTACTGAGATTGTGCATTCTGGTAGTAGATGCATTCCTGATGCCTATCAATTCTAGCTAGCTCCTACGTAATTGAACGGTTGCATCATCTAGCTTCATGTGGTTTGGCATTGACAAATGTACATAttgttgttaaatatgtgatccaaattttagtcctacaatatattcggattattttttattaggacTTCATATTATACGATTAGTTTTCTATTAGAACTTTGTGTCTTTGTCTATTAGGACTCCTatatttctcctatatatatctcTTGTAAGCTGCACGGAGATTGGAGAGTGCAATAGCCTATTGTATCCTCTGCGTTTCTACTCAACTCCTCTATATTGATCATTGTCGGTCGACgctcgtgatttttttttctataagggtttttcacgtaaaatttatgtctccgttgtgcatctatctTCATAACAATTGTAACCTACAAAGGACAATGAGTTAATGATATTAGAGTTGGTGATCAAGCAAGTGAACTAGTTGCAAGTTGTGTTTCTCATTGACTAGCTTTGCTTTTATAATGATCATATATAGAGACCTGCGGTAACATGGCCATCATGCACGCTTTCATTAATTGAACCCTTCCTACCGTAGCCATATTAATCGTCAACCGATACATTGCGTAggttattattattgttattatcgATATATAAAAAGTTAGGGAGATATGGACTTATTCCCTAATCATCATTTTACATAGTAAGCATCTAATCATTTGCCATTCACCGTTATGAGCTGTTGCACAATATGGGTACAAAGAGAAGACTGTTTGGGCAAAGAGCACACATGCATAAACACACGAGTATAGAATGCAAGCCTCTCCTTGAGCATGTAACTAATTTCCTCTACTAATCCAGACAGAAAACATAAAGACTGCAAGATGGAAACAATCGAATTAGATTATATGTAGTTGACTTGATTCGCTTGAGGGATAAAAAACGCTGTGAAACGGACCGAAACTATACTTATTGTATATTCGTGTTCATTTTCTTGGAATTGTATTCGGAAACAAGAAACCTCGTAAAAAAAcgaaatcgaatattatcaaATATACATGCAAGGATGCGCATCAAAATTCTTTTGTTCAAAGTGCTCTCCTGATACCTCTCAATCCAATCTATCCTATATTCCTGCTTGACATGGATATTAGAGAAATGAATTATAACTGTTCCTGGGGATGAGTTGTGTTTTGTGTGTTGTTGGATatgtatatatcatatatgccATCACTACAGGGAAAATGAGTTTTACTCACCAAGAGGCCACATGTTGATCATGGCTACATTCGGTTTTTCTATAGCAACTTTCGATTTTCTGGCTATCCGATGCACGTTAGacaggaaaaataaaattgcaGACACACCACGGGTGCGAGGGATCGAACTCAAAACCCTAGCTTCGCAGGGTGAGCACCCCCCATACCAACAAAGAGGCCTCAGCGCGGGTTGGGCCATCTCGCCTCCgaccatggccaccaccacgaCGATGCTACCGCCCTTCTTTTCGGCGTCGTCCGCCGAGCAGCCTTGGATTCCCACCGTATGCCGCGTCGCCACCCATTCTGCTGCACTCCAGCAGGCTCTCGGCCTGCACGAAATGTAGCGGGACAACGACGCACTCCGGCCACTGAACTCGTTGGCGCAAGAGCTTGACCAACTTCCATTCTGATTGTGCGTGGATCCATATCTCCCATTCTCTGTTGAAAGTGCTCTCCTGATACCTCTCAATCCTATTGATCCTACATTCCTGCTTTGGCATGCGTATTCGAGAGACGATTTAATTTATAGTAGTACTTGTTCCTGGGGTTGAGGTTGTGTTTGTGTGTTCTTGGAGATGTATGCGCCACTGTATATATGGTAGTAGCTGATCGAATTCTACTCCAGTAGCGTGTCAATGTGTCATAGCGTGTGTGTATGTATTAATTGGACGAACCTACCTTTCATGCAACAGTTAAGACTTGAATTAACGCCAATAGAAATGTGCAATTGGGCCAGGGCTGGTGATAGATTTTGGTCACAAAATAATCCTTCCTTTTTGCACGGAAAGCTCGTCATCAATCTCATCGTCTCTCCCCTGTTTGTTCTAAACTTCTACACGATTGAATTTGGCATCCACTAGAAACTGCTAAAAATTCCTTTATATGCTCTCCTGTACGTTTTCATCACTTATTacgttttattgttttttttctctgacaAACATTTTCATCCGTATGAGCTAGAATGTGTAGAGTGACAAGTATGGGTCACCTGTAAGCCACGCCTCATAAACCCTTTTATTCAGGAGACATTGTATATATAGTAGCCCAAAATATTATGAGGGAGCATAAGGAGGGGAGATATGGGAAGGAGGTCTGCCATCTACATCCCCCACCAAACCTTCTCGCCTACCGCACGGCGCGCGCATGATGGTTCTATGCCACACAGACCATAGAGGACGAGGCTAATGCGCAGAATCGATAAAGGGCCTTCTCGTCGTCAGTGCACGAGGAGGTAATGTTTACTTATAGTAGCACACTGCACATTGAAGGCAATAGAGGGGAAGGATGTGTGAAGAGAGAGATATCATATTGAGGGAGGACGGGGTCTCGTCATTCGCCATTTTATCAGCTCAGAGACGTTACATGCGAACCACGCTGGCCACCGCTAAATCTCTAAGTAGGGATAAAAACAAACATGGATATACATTGATGAGCCATTAGGAGTTTTAAAATATTGACGGCCATGGTTTCgaacataaatatatatgatgctaAAGTAAGCATCATACATAGCTGACTGTCTCATATTGAAATGATATAGATCAATTCTTATAGAACAAGAGacaaacaaaagtaaaaatatactagtagtaattatcacactaacaaaatatatagttGCTACGGAATCACTCAGAATTTACATCACACTAGCAGGTTGTGGTGGTAGAacttagaattattattattcccACAGCAATATGCCAATTTTATTTCCCGTTCACTCATTTTCTATAGTGGGCCTGGGCTCCATTGCCGGCCCATTGACTGCGCGTCGATCCCCATTCCcctcatggcgccgccgccgtcggggagcctcgccgcggcggcgaggtgagtGATCTGCTGCGCCCGCACCTCCTGCCTCAtgccccggcgtcgccgccggcggcaagcACCTCGCGTTCGATCCGGCCGCGCAACGGCGTGTTCTTGGTCGCCGACTTGCCGCCGGTGGAAGCAATTGAATTGTATGACGGCGCCTCCTCGATCGACCATGGGGGTGAGGTGGTTAGGCGATCATCATCAGCCTAATTAAGTTCGTTGCAACTTTTGATTCATATATGTATGTTTTGGTTAAAATTTAGTTAGTCACTAGTTTAATTCTGTTTGTGAATTTCAGTTACAAAGGTATAAGCATCATTAGCATATGACAATATGATATTAGGAGGCCATGAATCTCAGTTCCATGCACTTttcattaattatatatgatttgtTTCAATTGTCAATCATTAGACAGTTGTTTCAGATAGGATATAATcaagattatatatatgttttgtttcAATTATCAATGACTAATGCAATGTTACAGAAGcttataataatcataagcaCACGTAGTAAATTACGGTCAGAACTGTAGGTAAGTTTGGCGTGTTATCATCTTTTGTGTACACTCCCTGCATGATCGTAGAACTTCATGGATACTAACTAGCTCATCTTGAAGAATAGGAAACTGATAAAATGCTCTCTGCATCCTTTCTTTTGGAATCCACCATCATAGACGTTGGTTTCGACCTGTGGATCTGCACTCATCGACAGGCCTATGTGATCGCGTcctatgtcttttttttttttctgccactGAAACAGGGAAAGTTTTATAGCGTCTCTATTCATATACATACTTCATTTATTGGAGTGGAACTGACAACTGAAGGGTAACAACAACAAGCACAATacggggctgttcagattgatgtcaaaatgaaacttaccaaaatttgacaacgccaaaattttagctaattgataatattaccaaaattttggtagaattGGCTTAATAATGTTGCCAAAATTCTATACACATTGCCaatatttggtaacaaactaaatgtagtcacataattattaattttatcaaataataatatggttgaaaatatcaTCAATCTGAACATACCCTACATCTccattttttatgtgtttttttccCCACTGCTATTTGTTGATTTGCAACTCTGCAATGGACTTGTACTCACTTGAGCatcaattagtttttattcctcttttaattttattaccCGTGGGCCTCGGCCCATTAACGGCCCAATTTGGACTCTGCTGCGTATACCCGATCTGGTGGGCACACAACTCATCGTTTCCCCAAAATGGCGCTGCCGGTGCCGGacgacgccctcgccgccatcctccgccgcctgccgccgcgcagcctcgccgcggcgcgctgCGTCTGCAAGCAATGGCGCGACCTCGTCGACGACcgcgcgctgctgctgccgcactCGGCGCACGGCGTTGTCATCTCCTACGTCGACCACCACCGCCCGCACCTCTTCtcccgcccctcctcctcatcctcctcgtcggcggcggcggcgagcgacggacCAAGCCTCTGcctgccccgcgccgccgtcagaAACTGGCAGTGGCACGTGATGGACCActgcggcggcctcctcctcctctcggcaACTGGGGCGGCGAGCTCCGCGTCTGCAacccggcgacgcggcggcgcgccacgctgccgccgccgccgcagctcgcgTGCAGGGACGACGTCACCGCCATCCCCGTCGGCGAGTACCTCGTGTTCGAGccggccgcgtcgtcgccgtcgccgcactaCGAGGTGTTCTTGATCCCCACCGTGCCGGGGCACCCCGGgccaccaccaacaccaccgGCGCACATCAGGTTGAAgccaatggcggtggcggcggcgccgttctgCCTGGACGAGCGGCTAGCGTCGCTCCGCGGAGCCTCCTACCCCACCGTGGAGGAGATGATGGAGGACATGGCTGAGGCAACGGTGgattcgccgccgccatcgccgtatGAGTGGGACCAACAATTATTTTGCTTGATGTGTTGGCAAGTTGAGTACCAATATTTGTCGGCGgaatggccgccgccgtcgtacaAGATCGACGCGTTCTCGTCGAGGACCGGGCGGTGGGAGGAGAGGGTGTTCGTCAGGGAAGGCGAGACTGCGACGACATTGGAGGACATGAAGCCTTGGAACTATGTCTATGCAGGTCCATGGCAAGGGTGCAGTGTGTTCTGGCAGGGAGCACTGTATGTGCATTCTGGAGGGGCTTGTGTtacaaggtaaaaaaaaattaaacatcaCCACTCTATATATGTTTTGCCATGAATTTTATCGATTCATTGCAATTTTGATTGATAGATATATCTTTTGCTTAAATTATCAACAAATAGTTAATAAAAAGGGTTTTTGTCTTTATAGCTGATGGATGAAACTGAGTTGACAATTATTCGAGGACACAAAcgaataaattatatataaaaagttgagTACTTTAgttgatataaaaaaaatctaagtaaTATTGATGAAGAAAGTTTTTGCAGAAAAACTAAATTTCCTTTTAGAAGGTTCGGAAAGTATGCCCGTGATAATAAATAATCCTTAAGCCAAAAACAATATATTGTTCATGAATTTCTGCAACTTAGGACCAACGCAGTGCTATGAAAGCTTGACAGTTATCAAGTGTAAATTCGGAAACATACCGTGCAAACAAGTCTGGTTCGTTATCCCATCATTGTTtatgctcttttttttagatatgTTTATGCCCTGTTATTGTACATCATATGTACATCGAATATTTCAATTGATTATGCTCAATTACAAGCATGCAGTACATCAATTAATCTCCATGTAGTAAATTATTCATACGTTTGTATGTTTACTTTCTTTTCAGGTTCTCACTGTCAAATGATAAGTATCAAATGATCAGAGCACCAATAAACATTCTGGACAACAAATTTGACAAACCATATCTTGGCAAATCAAAGATGGGTGTGTCCTTTGGATTTATTCACGATTGGCAGCTATCAATTTGGATCCTGAAAGAATCGGCTGGCCTGATGGAGTGGGTCTTGACCTATCAACATGACCTTCAGGCCATTGCCAACCAGTTAGATTCAATCGATTCTCATAGTGACCAGATCAATGGACCTTGGATCGTAGAAGAGGATGACACCGATATGCCTTTAAACACAGAGACTCTCTCACACAAAGATTTTGATTGGGATTCTGACAATGATGATTTTCTTGCTGTTGAAGTTGGTGGGGGAAAAAAATGGGGGACATAATTCTGCACCCTTTGGCATCCTTGGATTTCATCCTTACAAGGAAGTTATTTACTTGGAAGAAGAATTCAAAACGGTGGCGTATCATTTGAATAGCTCGAAGATTCAATATCTGGGCTACTCGCGCCCAAAGTGTTACGGCCAATACTCAACAAATGGTATAGAAGGCTCATTCGTGTACACTCCATGCATGATTGGAGACCTCTAGTGAAGATTACATTTGGATAGAGCTTATCTTTAATAATAGAACCATATATTTACAGGGCTTACAGTTGATGAACAGATCAAGAAACAATAATGACTGGATCATGTCCGAAAACCTGGGTGTTCTTTGGTCTATGTTTATTATTCATGGAATTCCATATTCTTGAATCTTAGTATAATCTGACCGTTGTTTTGGCAACTGAGTTGCATGTACCACCCTGTATGATTTTATTCAGTTGAACctgttttttcagttttcagcaagagcattttttttattttttccccttgAGTTCATGCCTCTTACAGTTATAGTAAAGTGCTTTCACCTTGTTCAGTTGTTTGGCTCATGACAACCCTGTCAACTGAAATCCAGACAGGTTAActacttttctttttgaaaggaGACAGGTTAACTACAAGTCCCCCATGACTATACTGCAGATATAGAAACTCAAGGTTGAACAGTGTGCATGCAAAAGCTACTCCTGGAAACTGAATTTACTTTAGTTTTGATCTGCCAGCTCTGTTCTTGATCTGTGTGTAAAATATATTGAGAACAGATACTATCTAATCTGAATAATGTTGGCATGGCCTTCTGAACCTGCCATCATTTTCAGAGCTGAAGCTTGTGGAGATGCGGCATTTTCTGACCAATGGGAGTTGAGAAGAACTGGAGATCAAAGGATATGCGTCACTTACTAGAAGTTGCCTGAGATTTATACTCATGAAGCTTGCTGGAATCTTGCATTGTTCTTTTAAGTTGCTTCAGTAATCTACTTTGAGTTTCAGCTTTACCGTTTCAGTTCTTGTGGATACAAACAAATATGAACGGCCCAAGTAACATTTCTATGCCTTTCATGTTTCAAATGCTTCATGTTTGtctacttttctattttatttatgtCTTATTATAGAGTGACAAGAGCAGAAGAATTACGaaataaaattgtaaaaaaatacatcaaaaAGAGCAAACTACTGAATTCTGAATCTCTCTGCTTGTATTCTGGAACTCAAATATCTCTACAAGTTTTTATTTTCGTTCCTGATATGTACCTTCCGattttatctttaatttcttttgaGAAGAGCAAATGTTTTGCGTTGTTTGAGGACTTATTCGGTTtggtggattattttttttataaagggTTTGGAGGAATTTGAACCCATAAAAATAGGAAATGTCAAGGAATATGAATGTTTGCACACAGCAATCTTCCCAAGAGCTTTGTGTGGATGgaaaatttcatatatttcacTATACAACTTTTAGGAAAAATTATTTTCCAAATAACACTTATataacataaaatattttttaagaatccAATTCCTTACTTTTCCTCCTataaaccgaacaaggcctctCAGGAAAAGAACTTCTCTATCATGGGCCTGGGCTTCCATTACCGGCCCATTTCGCACCTGTCGCCTTTTTCACCAAGAACAAAACGAAACAAAGCCACTTCTGACGTCAGTGTTGACTCGGTCAAACCCATCGATCCCCCCCAGATTCCAatggcgctgccgctgccggacgacgccgtcgccgacgtcctccgccgcctcccgccgcggggcctcgccgcggcgcggtgCGTCTGCAAGCCGTGGCGCGACCTCGTCGACGGCCGCGCGCTGCTGCGCCCGCGCCTCCTGCCGCGCTCGGCGCACGGCGTCCTCATCAACTACATCGACCACGGCCGCCCGCACCTCTTCtcccgcccttcctcctcctcgccgtcgtcggcggcggcgatcggcggCGAGATCATCGACGGGAACCTCACGTTCTTGCCCAACGACGGGGACAGGGACTGGTGGTGCGTCCTGGACCACtgcgacggcctcctcctctgcggGATCGAGTGGGGGAGCCAGCTCTGCGCCTGCAacccggcgacgcggcggtgggcgacgcTGCCCGCCGCGCGCCAGGGGCCCTCGCGCTACGCCGCCGCGTACCTGGCGTTCgatccggccgcctcccccgacTACGAGGTCCTCCTGATCCCCAATCTGCCGGAGaaaccctcgccgccggtaCCCAatcagccgcggcggcggcggcggcggcggcggcggcaggatgaGCTCGCCGGCCCATTCTGCCTCCACATGCTGTTCTCGCCGCTGGACGCCGCTGATGAATCGGATCTGGACGGCGATGTCGAtgtcgatgacgatgacgatgacgatgaggtAGCAACACCAGCAGCATCATCTGTGGATGATGATCAGTATAAGTTGATGGAATGGCCGCCATCGCTGTACTTGCTGGAGGTGTTCTCGTCGAGGTCCGGGCGATGGGAGGAGAGGGCGTTCGTCAGGGAAGGGGAGAAGGTGACCACTGTGGAAGACATGATGCCATTGGGATACCCTTACCGGGGCCCGCGCCGAGGGTACAGCGTGTATCACCATGGATCATTGTATGCGCATTGTCGAGGCGCTTTTGTTACAAGGTGAGCATCATCGCATTCCCTGCGAATTTGATTCACATAGCATGTTTTTGGTTAGCTTGATGCCTCAGGTAGATAGTCAAATTTTCTGTTCATGAGTTTCAGTAGCTTTCCAATGCTTGGAAGCTTAATAGCTAGCGAATGTAAATTCAAAACTGTACATACTACAAGTTTGGTGTGTTGCTCGGGCCATTGTCGTCCTCTTCTCGGGTTAGGTTCACTTGAGTTAGGAAATCTGTTGTCTATGGCATCACCATGGCAATGGACTTGAAGGTAGGCAGTATGCAGTAAACGTAAAAAAGTTGTTAGGGCCACCACTAAAGATGAGGAGAGACTGCAGTGTGACGGTGAATTTGCTAGAGATGATAGGATATAGAGTGGTCGTTCTGCACCTGCTGCAATGCGAATGAGGTATTTTTGGAGAAAAGGCCAACGGCCCAGCTTACTAGCAAGGATAAGAGTTATTAGGGTGCCATCGAATTTGATTCACATAGCATGTTTTTTGGTTAAATTGATGTCTCAGGTAGTCAAAATTTCAGTTTCAGTAGCTTTGCAATGCAATGGTTGGAAGCTTAATAGCTAGCGAATGTAAATTCAAAACTCTACATATTACAAGTTTGGTGTGTTGCTCGGGCCAT
The nucleotide sequence above comes from Oryza glaberrima chromosome 11, OglaRS2, whole genome shotgun sequence. Encoded proteins:
- the LOC127753912 gene encoding uncharacterized protein LOC127753912, with translation MALPLPDDAVADVLRRLPPRGLAAARCVCKPWRDLVDGRALLRPRLLPRSAHGVLINYIDHGRPHLFSRPSSSSPSSAAAIGGEIIDGNLTFLPNDGDRDWWCVLDHCDGLLLCGIEWGSQLCACNPATRRWATLPAARQGPSRYAAAYLAFDPAASPDYEVLLIPNLPEKPSPPVPNQPRRRRRRRRRQDELAGPFCLHMLFSPLDAADESDLDGDVDVDDDDDDDEVATPAASSVDDDQYKLMEWPPSLYLLEVFSSRSGRWEERAFVREGEKVTTVEDMMPLGYPYRGPRRGYSVYHHGSLYAHCRGAFVTRYSLANGKYQVIETPINMANYKWEKPYLGKSEMGVLFGMIHGGQLSVWILQESAGQMGWILTYQHDLRPFAKEVSSLRYNGNLTTGSWTVEENSTGMHGNRDTLSAEDFEWDSDNDDFLAVEVRNEEYDDDCEHFDILGFHPYKEVVFLDQSFKTIAFHLNSSKIQYLGYSRPKCYYRNYTNGIYESFVYTPCMIGELHGVIGQSSS